One region of Thermus filiformis genomic DNA includes:
- a CDS encoding IS630 family transposase (programmed frameshift), protein MAAPLRIQLTPEEDRLLLELSLNPHVHKKTRLWAMMVRLAGEGWAAPQIARHFHKDRTTVYHVLKRFLRSGPKGLVYRKPPGAPRKFTPEIAAFVRERLAEDRVWTAPQLAQAIAERFGGCLAPKVISRHLRAMGYVWKRTRYVPVGKPSAEEVQAFIEEEEEAKKGAREGVMEVGYLDESGFSLALPPTYAWCRRGEAKAVPRAWGSLGRVNVVGHLVRGKEGERLYFAVLEGPVRSEGVRAYLDRVSEALTKPLKVFMDNAPFHRSKEVEARKGAWRERGLAVGYLPRYSPHRNPMENVWRRVKGFLMPRRHYESLEELKEAVVQALRALGGVELKILGEST, encoded by the exons ATGGCAGCCCCTCTTCGGATTCAGCTGACCCCGGAGGAGGACCGGCTTCTGCTGGAGCTCTCCCTGAACCCGCATGTCCACAAGAAGACCCGCCTTTGGGCCATGATGGTCCGCCTGGCGGGCGAAGGCTGGGCCGCCCCCCAGATCGCCCGGCACTTCCACAAGGACCGCACCACCGTCTATCACGTTCTAAAGCGCTTCCTAAGGTCCGGCCCAAAGGGCCTCGTCTACCGGAAACCCCCGGGAGCACCCAGGAAATTCACCCCGGAGATAGCGGCCTTTGTGCGGGAGAGGCTGGCCGAGGACCGGGTCTGGACCGCCCCTCAGCTGGCGCAGGCCATAGCGGAGCGGTTTGGGGGCTGCCTGGCCCCCAAGGTCATCTCCCGGCACCTCAGGGCCATGGGGTACGTCTGGAAGCGGACGCGGTACGTGCCCGTAGGGAAGCCCAGCGCGGAGGAGGTTCAGGCCTTTATAGAGGAGGAAGAGGAAGCCA AAAAGGGGGCGCGGGAAGGGGTGATGGAGGTGGGGTACTTGGATGAGAGCGGGTTTTCCCTGGCCCTTCCCCCCACCTATGCCTGGTGTCGGAGAGGGGAGGCAAAGGCGGTGCCCCGGGCCTGGGGTTCTTTGGGTCGGGTGAACGTGGTGGGGCATCTGGTGCGGGGGAAGGAGGGGGAGCGGCTGTACTTTGCCGTTTTGGAGGGGCCGGTGCGGTCGGAGGGGGTGCGGGCCTATTTGGACAGGGTCTCTGAGGCTCTGACCAAGCCTCTGAAGGTATTCATGGACAACGCACCGTTCCACCGGTCCAAGGAGGTGGAGGCCAGGAAGGGGGCGTGGCGGGAGAGGGGGCTTGCGGTGGGGTACCTGCCCCGGTACAGCCCCCATCGGAACCCCATGGAGAACGTCTGGCGGCGGGTGAAGGGGTTTCTGATGCCCCGGCGGCACTACGAGAGCCTTGAGGAGCTCAAGGAGGCGGTGGTCCAGGCCCTCAGGGCCCTAGGGGGTGTGGAGTTGAAAATCTTGGGGGAGAGCACTTAA
- a CDS encoding bifunctional diguanylate cyclase/phosphodiesterase: MKPHPTLRAFLAGTLPLLRKGPEGLPAALEGLGRALEADRAYLFRLEEDKGVWYASQLAEWAAPGVSPQIHNPALQRVPLREAGYGRWLDAFLKDEAIGGPVASFPLEERPLLEAQEIQSLLVVPVRVGEALWGFLGVDDCQRSRGFTKGEEALMRAGAEVLARVLELWEARGLVALLEASPLYLARLDREGKVEYANPAFRRAFPRGLALPLEAPLEAPGRVVTLRLNPPPTAWWLVAVPGREVLALGLDRSQEMEAEERERRLSLFRNNLLRVYETLMAEGVSDSIFGLILEAALETIPGAQAGSVTLLMEDGYYHFVATQGYDLEALRSVRLSPEEPLSLTGHKEAQVFTRKDLERFNAQLDPERRRVLEEAGRTREIQAILSVPVYLRGERKAFLYLDNFEREDAFTPLDRELAQAFASQLGFLLRRLELEERMHHLAYHDPLTGLPNRLFFLEKLAQALKERGEVAVLYLDLDGMKLVNDLAGHAAGDEVLRALAARLQATLRPRDLVARQGGDEFLILLSGIRRGEEALPVAERVLEVVRLPLQLGGRTFRLTASLGIALGEAGLSPGELLKRADLALYRAKAEGKDRVAFFEAHLQKALEEELALLEGLQEALEKGEGLWLAYQPIVDLRTGKTVALEALLRSPLGPPHRLVRLAEHHRLVLALGRWVLRRALEEKPKGLPVSVNVSPVELLDPIYPARVAEALEEAEVLPHELILEVTEGSLIPDERGRDASWALEALKKLGVRIFLDDFGSGHSSLERLAHLPVDGLKLGQAFAQDLKTPQSPAARVVAGVAALARALGLTAVAEGIEDEATLERLKGFGFDWGQGFLFGRPGPLKEG; encoded by the coding sequence ATGAAGCCCCACCCCACCCTGAGGGCCTTCCTGGCGGGCACCCTCCCCCTTCTGCGAAAAGGGCCGGAGGGTCTTCCCGCCGCCCTGGAGGGCCTGGGCCGGGCCCTGGAGGCGGACCGGGCCTACCTCTTCCGCCTCGAGGAGGACAAGGGGGTCTGGTACGCCTCCCAGCTTGCGGAGTGGGCGGCCCCCGGGGTCTCGCCCCAGATCCACAACCCCGCCCTGCAGCGCGTCCCCTTGCGGGAGGCGGGCTACGGCCGCTGGCTGGACGCATTCCTGAAAGATGAGGCCATCGGCGGCCCGGTGGCCTCCTTCCCCCTCGAGGAAAGGCCCCTCCTGGAGGCCCAGGAGATCCAGAGCCTCCTGGTGGTCCCGGTGCGGGTAGGAGAGGCGCTCTGGGGCTTTCTGGGGGTGGACGACTGCCAAAGGAGCCGGGGCTTCACGAAAGGGGAGGAGGCCCTTATGCGGGCGGGGGCCGAAGTCCTGGCCCGGGTTCTGGAGCTCTGGGAGGCCCGGGGCCTGGTGGCCCTCCTGGAGGCCTCCCCCCTCTACCTGGCCCGTCTGGACCGGGAAGGAAAGGTAGAGTACGCCAACCCCGCCTTCCGCCGGGCCTTTCCCCGGGGGCTGGCCCTGCCCCTCGAGGCCCCCCTGGAGGCCCCGGGCAGGGTGGTCACCCTGCGCCTGAACCCGCCCCCCACGGCCTGGTGGCTGGTGGCGGTCCCCGGCCGGGAGGTGCTGGCCCTGGGCCTGGACCGGAGCCAGGAGATGGAGGCGGAGGAGCGGGAAAGGCGGCTGAGCCTCTTCCGGAATAACCTCCTGCGGGTCTACGAGACCCTGATGGCCGAGGGGGTTTCCGACTCCATCTTCGGCCTCATCCTGGAGGCGGCCCTGGAGACCATCCCCGGCGCCCAGGCCGGGAGCGTGACCCTTCTTATGGAGGACGGCTACTACCACTTCGTGGCCACCCAGGGGTACGACCTGGAGGCCTTGCGCTCGGTCCGCCTCTCCCCCGAGGAACCCCTCTCCCTCACCGGCCACAAGGAGGCCCAGGTCTTCACCCGGAAGGACCTGGAGCGCTTTAACGCCCAGCTGGACCCCGAGCGGCGCCGGGTCCTGGAGGAGGCGGGCCGCACCCGGGAGATCCAGGCCATCCTCTCCGTGCCGGTCTACCTGAGGGGGGAGCGCAAGGCCTTCTTGTACCTGGACAACTTTGAACGGGAGGACGCCTTCACCCCCCTGGACCGGGAGCTGGCCCAGGCCTTCGCCAGCCAGCTGGGCTTCCTCCTGCGGCGCCTGGAGCTGGAGGAGCGGATGCACCACCTGGCCTACCACGACCCCCTCACGGGCCTGCCCAACCGCCTCTTCTTCCTGGAGAAGCTGGCCCAGGCCCTAAAGGAGCGGGGGGAGGTGGCCGTCTTGTACCTGGACCTGGACGGGATGAAGCTGGTCAACGACCTGGCCGGCCACGCGGCCGGGGACGAGGTCCTGCGGGCCCTGGCCGCCCGGCTCCAGGCCACCCTCCGCCCCCGGGACCTGGTGGCCCGGCAGGGGGGGGACGAGTTCCTGATCCTCCTCAGCGGAATCCGCCGGGGGGAAGAGGCGCTGCCGGTGGCCGAGCGGGTCCTGGAGGTGGTCCGCCTTCCCCTCCAGCTGGGGGGGAGGACCTTCCGCCTCACCGCCTCCTTGGGGATCGCCCTGGGGGAGGCCGGCCTCTCCCCGGGGGAGCTCCTCAAGCGGGCGGACCTGGCCCTCTACCGGGCCAAGGCGGAGGGGAAGGACCGGGTGGCCTTCTTTGAAGCCCACCTGCAAAAGGCCCTGGAGGAGGAGCTCGCCCTATTGGAGGGGCTACAGGAGGCCCTGGAAAAGGGGGAGGGGCTTTGGCTCGCCTACCAACCCATCGTGGACCTGAGGACGGGGAAGACGGTGGCCCTAGAGGCCCTCCTCCGCTCCCCCCTGGGGCCGCCCCACCGGCTGGTGCGCCTGGCGGAGCACCACCGCCTCGTCCTCGCCCTGGGCCGGTGGGTCCTCCGGCGGGCGCTCGAGGAGAAGCCCAAGGGCCTACCGGTTTCGGTGAACGTGAGCCCCGTGGAGCTTCTGGACCCCATCTACCCCGCCCGGGTGGCCGAGGCCCTGGAGGAGGCGGAGGTCCTTCCCCATGAGCTCATCCTGGAGGTCACGGAGGGCAGCCTCATCCCCGACGAACGGGGGCGGGACGCCTCCTGGGCCCTCGAGGCCCTCAAGAAGCTAGGGGTGCGGATCTTCCTGGACGACTTCGGCTCCGGCCACTCCAGCCTGGAGCGGCTGGCCCACCTGCCCGTGGACGGGCTGAAGCTGGGCCAGGCCTTCGCGCAAGACCTCAAAACCCCCCAAAGCCCCGCCGCCCGGGTGGTGGCCGGGGTGGCGGCCCTGGCCCGGGCCCTAGGCCTCACCGCCGTGGCCGAGGGGATAGAGGACGAGGCCACCCTGGAGCGGCTTAAGGGCTTCGGGTTTGACTGGGGGCAGGGCTTTCTCTTCGGCAGGCCCGGGCCCCTCAAAGAGGGCTGA
- the thiD gene encoding bifunctional hydroxymethylpyrimidine kinase/phosphomethylpyrimidine kinase, with product MRVALTIAGSDSGGGAGVQADLKVFFRFGVYGTSALTLVTAQNTLGVQQVYLLPPEVVYAQIQSVAEDFPVHAAKTGALGSAAIVEAVAQAVRDFGLRPLVVDPVMVAKGGDPLLAPEAVAALKEGLFPLASLITPNRLEAEALLGHPIRTLGEAEEAAQDLLALGPEAVLLKGGHLEGEESVDLLATREGVLRFAAPRVRTRNTHGTGCTLSAAIAALLARGRPLAEAVGEAKRYLTEALRTAPPLGRGHGPLNHGA from the coding sequence ATGAGGGTGGCCCTGACCATCGCCGGCTCGGACTCCGGGGGCGGGGCCGGGGTCCAGGCCGACCTCAAGGTCTTCTTCCGCTTCGGGGTCTACGGGACGAGCGCCCTCACCCTGGTCACCGCCCAGAACACCCTGGGGGTGCAGCAGGTCTACCTCCTGCCCCCCGAGGTGGTCTACGCCCAGATCCAAAGCGTGGCCGAGGACTTTCCCGTCCACGCCGCCAAGACCGGGGCCCTGGGGAGCGCGGCCATCGTGGAGGCCGTGGCCCAGGCGGTGCGGGACTTCGGCCTGAGGCCCTTGGTGGTGGACCCGGTGATGGTGGCCAAGGGCGGGGACCCCCTCCTCGCCCCCGAGGCGGTGGCCGCCCTCAAGGAGGGGCTTTTCCCCCTGGCGTCCCTCATCACCCCGAACCGCCTCGAGGCCGAGGCCCTCCTGGGGCATCCCATCCGCACCCTGGGGGAGGCCGAGGAGGCGGCCCAGGACCTCCTGGCCCTAGGCCCTGAGGCCGTCCTCCTCAAGGGAGGCCACCTGGAAGGGGAAGAGAGCGTGGACCTCCTCGCCACCCGGGAAGGGGTCCTGCGCTTCGCCGCCCCCCGGGTCAGGACCCGGAACACCCACGGCACGGGCTGCACCCTCTCCGCCGCCATCGCCGCCCTCCTCGCCCGGGGAAGGCCCTTGGCGGAGGCGGTGGGCGAGGCCAAGCGCTACCTCACCGAGGCCCTGCGGACCGCCCCTCCTTTGGGCCGGGGGCACGGGCCCCTGAACCACGGGGCCTGA
- the thiC gene encoding phosphomethylpyrimidine synthase ThiC produces MTQLEAARKGIITEEMAYVAEKEGVSPEFVREGVAAGRIVIPRNPNHKTLTDFKGIGEGLSVKVNANLGTSYDYVDVEEEVEKAKVAIRYGADTIMDLSTGGDLKEIRRRILEVATVPLGTVPIYEAEFRAARRKNFFDMSADELFQVIEEHGKEGVDYITVHVGVTLKNLEVYRHSPRTTGIVSRGGGLMAAWMLHRGEENPLYARFDDLLDIARTYDLTLSLGDGLRPGSLADSTDRAQIAELLTIGELVERARRAGVQAMVEGPGHIPLNEVAANVQIQKKLTGHAPFYILGMLPVDTAAGFDHIAGAIGGALAGWMGADMLCYLTPAEHLGLPTAEHVREGVIAFKIAAHAADVARGNPRALERSRRMSEARYRLDWEGQFALALFPEEARRLKEERGSRTKACSMCGPFCPMNLVEAVLKHRGPELPVA; encoded by the coding sequence ATGACGCAGCTTGAGGCGGCAAGGAAGGGGATCATCACGGAGGAGATGGCCTACGTGGCGGAAAAGGAGGGGGTTTCCCCCGAGTTCGTGCGGGAGGGGGTGGCGGCAGGCCGGATCGTCATCCCCAGGAACCCCAACCACAAGACCCTCACCGACTTCAAGGGGATCGGGGAGGGGCTTTCCGTTAAGGTGAACGCCAACCTGGGCACCTCCTACGATTACGTGGACGTGGAAGAAGAGGTGGAGAAGGCCAAGGTGGCCATCCGGTACGGGGCGGACACCATCATGGACCTCTCCACCGGGGGGGACCTAAAGGAGATCCGGCGGCGGATCCTGGAGGTGGCCACCGTCCCCCTGGGCACCGTGCCCATCTACGAGGCGGAGTTCCGGGCCGCCCGGCGCAAGAACTTCTTTGACATGTCCGCCGACGAGCTCTTCCAGGTGATTGAGGAGCACGGGAAGGAGGGGGTGGACTACATCACCGTCCACGTGGGGGTGACCCTGAAGAACCTCGAGGTCTACCGGCATAGCCCCCGCACCACGGGGATCGTGAGCCGGGGCGGGGGGCTGATGGCCGCCTGGATGCTCCACCGGGGGGAGGAGAACCCCCTTTACGCCCGCTTTGACGACCTCCTGGACATCGCCCGCACCTACGACCTGACCCTCTCCCTGGGGGACGGCCTAAGGCCCGGCTCGCTGGCGGACAGCACCGACCGGGCCCAGATCGCCGAGCTCCTCACCATCGGGGAGCTGGTGGAAAGGGCCCGTAGGGCCGGGGTCCAGGCCATGGTGGAAGGCCCCGGGCACATCCCCCTAAACGAGGTGGCCGCCAACGTCCAGATCCAGAAGAAGCTCACTGGGCATGCGCCCTTCTACATCCTGGGGATGCTCCCCGTGGACACCGCCGCGGGCTTTGACCACATCGCCGGGGCCATCGGGGGGGCTTTGGCGGGCTGGATGGGCGCGGACATGCTCTGCTACCTCACCCCGGCGGAGCACCTGGGCCTGCCCACGGCGGAGCACGTGCGAGAGGGCGTGATCGCCTTCAAGATCGCCGCCCACGCCGCCGACGTGGCCCGGGGGAACCCCCGCGCCTTGGAGCGGAGCCGGCGGATGTCCGAGGCCCGCTACCGGCTGGACTGGGAGGGGCAGTTCGCCCTGGCCCTCTTCCCCGAGGAGGCCCGGCGCCTCAAGGAGGAAAGGGGCTCCCGCACCAAGGCCTGCAGCATGTGCGGCCCCTTCTGCCCCATGAACCTGGTGGAGGCGGTGCTCAAGCACCGGGGGCCGGAGCTTCCCGTGGCATGA
- a CDS encoding NAD(P)/FAD-dependent oxidoreductase, whose product MRADVAVVGAGVIGALAAYELAKRGVEVALLDAEKPGAATLASAGMLAPYPEGLSGALLEAGLFGLEAYPELLAELKEKGYPVEASFSGTWVAALSPGEKEAWEAQDPLPYPVRGGLGARRFPGGYIHPKALREALLAAFRALGGVYLRAEVEGVEGGRVYWREGDLRARAVLLCAGAWGGRFGLGVRPLRGEALLLWGEAPPGPLFAGEGYILPREGGVYVGATGREGWREGVDLFGLRWLADYAHERFPFLEEARFRGVVWGYRPVGELFVGEVAEGVFAAAGHGRNGVLLAPWTTKRLLGLLGVEDDAA is encoded by the coding sequence TTGCGGGCGGACGTGGCCGTGGTGGGGGCGGGAGTGATCGGGGCCCTCGCCGCCTACGAGCTCGCCAAGCGGGGGGTGGAGGTGGCCCTCCTGGACGCCGAGAAGCCCGGGGCCGCCACCCTGGCGAGCGCCGGGATGCTCGCCCCTTACCCCGAGGGGCTTAGCGGGGCGCTTCTGGAGGCGGGGCTTTTCGGCCTCGAGGCCTACCCCGAGCTTCTTGCCGAGCTCAAGGAGAAGGGGTACCCGGTGGAGGCCTCCTTTTCCGGGACCTGGGTGGCGGCCCTAAGCCCGGGGGAGAAGGAGGCCTGGGAAGCCCAAGACCCCCTCCCTTACCCGGTCCGGGGGGGCTTGGGGGCGAGGCGCTTCCCCGGGGGGTACATCCACCCGAAGGCCCTACGGGAGGCCCTCCTTGCGGCCTTCCGGGCCCTTGGGGGGGTCTACCTTCGGGCCGAGGTGGAGGGGGTGGAAGGGGGAAGGGTCTACTGGAGGGAGGGGGACCTCAGGGCCCGGGCCGTCCTCCTTTGCGCGGGGGCCTGGGGCGGGCGGTTCGGCCTGGGGGTCAGGCCCCTCAGGGGAGAGGCCTTGCTCCTTTGGGGGGAGGCCCCCCCCGGCCCCCTCTTCGCCGGGGAAGGGTATATCCTCCCCCGGGAGGGCGGGGTCTACGTGGGGGCCACGGGCAGGGAAGGGTGGCGGGAGGGGGTGGACCTCTTCGGCCTCCGCTGGCTTGCGGACTACGCCCACGAACGCTTCCCCTTCCTGGAGGAAGCCCGCTTTCGGGGAGTGGTCTGGGGGTACAGGCCCGTGGGGGAGCTTTTCGTGGGGGAGGTTGCGGAAGGGGTCTTCGCCGCGGCGGGGCACGGGAGGAACGGCGTCCTCCTCGCCCCTTGGACGACGAAGCGGCTTCTAGGGCTTTTGGGGGTGGAAGATGACGCAGCTTGA
- the thiS gene encoding sulfur carrier protein ThiS: MVWLNGEPKPLEGKTLKEVLEELGVEPKGVAVLLNEEAFPGAEVPDRVLEEGDVVEVVALMQGG; encoded by the coding sequence ATGGTATGGCTTAACGGCGAGCCCAAGCCCTTGGAGGGGAAGACCCTGAAGGAGGTTTTGGAGGAGCTTGGCGTGGAGCCTAAGGGGGTCGCCGTCCTCCTCAACGAGGAGGCCTTTCCCGGGGCCGAGGTCCCCGACCGCGTCCTTGAGGAAGGGGACGTGGTGGAGGTGGTGGCCCTGATGCAGGGGGGTTAG
- the thiE gene encoding thiamine phosphate synthase, whose amino-acid sequence MLGRLYLVVTPRPGWSWEEVLDRTERALGGGVEVVQLRAKDWEARPILELGERMLALARRYGVPFFLNDRPDLAALLGADGVHLGQGDLTPEEARRFFGGRIGRSTHAPEQALKALEEGADYLSVGPVWETPTKPGRKAAGLGYVRWAAENLKEKPWFAIGGIDLENLDQVLEAGARRIVVVRAILDAEDPERAARAFRERLYGMA is encoded by the coding sequence TTGCTTGGAAGGCTCTACCTGGTGGTGACCCCAAGGCCCGGCTGGTCCTGGGAGGAGGTCCTGGACCGCACCGAAAGGGCCTTGGGGGGCGGCGTGGAGGTGGTCCAGCTCCGGGCCAAGGACTGGGAGGCGCGGCCCATCCTGGAGCTAGGGGAGAGGATGCTCGCCCTCGCCCGGCGCTACGGGGTGCCCTTCTTCCTGAACGACCGGCCCGATCTGGCGGCCCTTTTGGGGGCGGACGGGGTGCACCTGGGGCAGGGCGACCTCACCCCGGAGGAGGCCCGGCGGTTCTTCGGCGGGCGGATAGGCCGCTCCACCCACGCCCCCGAGCAGGCCCTAAAAGCGCTAGAGGAGGGGGCGGACTACCTCTCCGTGGGCCCCGTGTGGGAGACCCCCACCAAGCCGGGGAGGAAGGCGGCGGGGCTAGGGTACGTGCGCTGGGCGGCGGAAAACCTTAAGGAGAAGCCCTGGTTCGCCATCGGGGGGATTGACCTAGAAAACCTGGACCAGGTTCTAGAGGCTGGAGCGAGGCGCATCGTGGTGGTTCGGGCCATCCTGGACGCGGAGGACCCCGAGCGGGCGGCCCGGGCCTTTCGGGAGCGGCTTTATGGTATGGCTTAA